The region CTACCGCGCTATTGCTCTTGCGGGAGAATGCCACGGTGACCATCTGCCATTCCCGCACCAAGGATCTGGCCAGTGAGTGTCAGCGGGCCGATATCCTCGTAGCGGCGGTGGGTAGACCGGAATTAATTAAAGGCCATTGGATCAAAAAAGGTGCCATCGTCATTGACGTGGGGGTAAACCGCGTGGAAGGCAAACTGTTCGGTGATGTGGAATTTGCGGCCGCAAAGGAAAGGGCCTCCTACATCACACCTGTGCCCGGCGGTGTGGGTCCCATGACTATTGCTATGCTGATGGTAAACACCTTGCAGGCTGCAGGTGGACGCGCAGGGGAATAGTTGCCTGGGGTTGAATGGGGGCGGCAGGACAAACCGTCCAAGCCTGCTCCACCTACGCCTGATCTGTAGCCTGTTTAGTCCTGGTTTAGGAGAAGATCCTGGACATCGCCCATGAGCCGGGTCCAGGGAGCCCAGGGTGATGAGCCTTTCCTGGAGGCTTGATGTTTTCCGATTACTGCTGAGGTGGTAGCTGAACCTTTGGGGAGAACAAGATCTTCCCCGAAAGCGCAAGAAGGTACAAAGGAATTCCTCCCGCGGATGTCAAAGGTGTTGAACGCGAAGGTGCTATCGTCATTTACGTGGAAATAGACCACGTGGGCGCTAGACTGCTTGGGCCGCAAAGAATACACCTGTTCCCGTTAGCGGAGTGCCCATATGATGGCCCTGTTGATGGCCAACACCTTACAGACCGCGGGGGCGGGGGCGAAATGGGGTAGTTACCTTGGGCTTAGTGACTTTCTACTACGAAACGACATTGGAAGATAGACAGCCTGTGGCACAGATGTCTGCTACCGTTGGCAGCCCGTTGCTGGCTGTGGCACGGGCGGCAGGGATAGAATTGGAAGCCACCTGTGCCGGCAAGGGGCGCTGCGGTCAATGCCGGGTACGGGCGGTGGGGGACCTGGCCCCGGTGACGCCCACCGAAGAGAAGGTGCTCTCCAAAGAGGAACTGGCGGACAATATCCGGTTAGCTTGTCAGGCCAAGGTAATCGGCGATGTGGAGGTTTGGGTGCCCAGGGCGGTGAAGGGGCAGCGGATCCTGAGTTCCGGCCTAGCCCAGGAGGTGGAAATCGCTCCGGCGGTACAGAAGGAATGTGTCACGGTGGCAAAGCCATCCTTGGAAGATGACTACTCCGATGCGGAAAGACTACAGATGGCTTTGGAAGCCTCTAACCGGCTCTCTTTGGATCTATTGCAGGCCCTGCCTTTGACGCTTCGCCAGGAGAATCACCTGGTGACGGTGGTGAAGGGAGCGGGGGAACTGTTGGGTATTGAGCCAGGGGATACCACCGATCGAGTCTACGGGATCGCGTTTGACATCGGGACCACCACGGTGGTGGGAAGCCTGGTGGATTTGAAGACCGGTCGGGAGCTTGCGGTCCATTCTGCCCTCAACGGCCAAGTGCCCTACGGGGCCGACGTGATCTCCCGGATCAATTATACTGTGGAGGAAGCCCAGGGTCTGGCCACCCTGCAGAGAGCCATCATCGCCACTTTGAATGAGATTATCCAGAAGTTAGTGGCCGAGACCAAAATCAATGCCGAGGAGATTTATCAGGTGGTGGTGGTGGGGAACACCTGTATGCAGCATCTTCTGTTGGGGATTCCTCCCCGGTATTTAGCCGAAGCACCCTACTCCCCTTGTTTCCGGGACAGTGTAAGCACCTATGCCAAGGATCTGGGGCTGGCAGTTTTCCCCCGGGCCCTAGTGCAGACTCTACCCAATATTGCCGGTTATGTGGGTGGAGATACGGTGGGTGTGTTGTTGGCCACGGACCTGCAACGAAAGGAAGAGCCCACTTTGATGGTGGACATCGGCACCAATGGGGAAATTGCCCTGGCGTGGAAGGGAAGGATCCTGGCCTGTTCCACCGCGGCCGGCCCCGCCTTTGAAGGGGCTCAGATCCGTCAAGGGATGCGGGCGGCACCGGGGGCCATTGAAGGGGTGCGTCTGGGGCCGGAAGATGTGGAGCTACAAGTCATCGGCAGTGAGGAACCGGTGGGCATCTGTGGTTCGGGCCTGCTGGATGCGGTGGCAGAACTGCTGCGCCGGGGCCTTTTGGATTCCACGGGACGTCTGCTTCAGCCGGAGCAAGTGCCGGCCGATGTCAGTGATCGGATCAAGAACAGGCTGATCCCCTCCGAGGGCGGTGTGGACTTTGTCCTTGCTTGGGGACCTGGGGGAAAGCCTAAGGTGACCTTGACCCAGGGGGAT is a window of Bacillota bacterium DNA encoding:
- a CDS encoding DUF4445 domain-containing protein, producing the protein MSATVGSPLLAVARAAGIELEATCAGKGRCGQCRVRAVGDLAPVTPTEEKVLSKEELADNIRLACQAKVIGDVEVWVPRAVKGQRILSSGLAQEVEIAPAVQKECVTVAKPSLEDDYSDAERLQMALEASNRLSLDLLQALPLTLRQENHLVTVVKGAGELLGIEPGDTTDRVYGIAFDIGTTTVVGSLVDLKTGRELAVHSALNGQVPYGADVISRINYTVEEAQGLATLQRAIIATLNEIIQKLVAETKINAEEIYQVVVVGNTCMQHLLLGIPPRYLAEAPYSPCFRDSVSTYAKDLGLAVFPRALVQTLPNIAGYVGGDTVGVLLATDLQRKEEPTLMVDIGTNGEIALAWKGRILACSTAAGPAFEGAQIRQGMRAAPGAIEGVRLGPEDVELQVIGSEEPVGICGSGLLDAVAELLRRGLLDSTGRLLQPEQVPADVSDRIKNRLIPSEGGVDFVLAWGPGGKPKVTLTQGDIRQFQLAKGAIYSGITVLLKEMGVTVEELGEVLLAGAFGNYLDKKSAVTVGLLPKISPAKITSVGNAARTGAYLALASKKLLGKAQEIARGTVHVELSGRWDFQETFMEAMMFPDYAEVAALF